From Mycobacterium colombiense CECT 3035:
CGCAGCAGCGCGGTGTCCTTGTAGTCGATCGCTTGATCCTTCTTGGCGCAGAAGACACACTTGCGTGCCTTGACCGGCTTTTCCGGAGCCGGCCGCCGCTTGTTGGACTTGGCCATGTCTGTTTTTCTTTCCGTTCTCTGTTACTGAAGTTTTTCAATCAGAAGGGGGGTTCGTCGTCCCCGCCGCCGAACGAGCCCGACGCGGGGGCACTGCCCCACGGGTCGTCCGCGGGTGCGCTGCTCGCCGGCGCCGACTGCTGGCGGGATCCGCCGCCGCCACCGCCGAAGCCGCCGCCGCCACCACCGCCACCGCTGCGGCTGGCCTTGTTCACCTTGGCCGTGGCATACCGCAGCGAAGGGCCGATCTCGTCGACCTCGACCTCGACGACGGTGCGCTTTTCACCTTCACGAGTCTCAAAAGAGCGTTGCTTGAGCCGGCCCGTGACGATCACACGGGCACCACGCGTGAGGCTTTCCGCGACGTTCTCGGCGGCCTCCCGCCAGATGTTGCACCGCAGGAACAGCGCCTCACCGTCTTTCCATTCCCCGCTCTGGCGGTCATAGATCCGCGGTGTCGACGCCACGGTGAAGTTCGCGACGGCGGCACCCGACGGGGTGAACCGCAATTCGGGGTCGGCGGTCAGGTTTCCAACAACGGTGATAGTGGTGTCACCAGCCACAGTTTCCTCCTCGTTCCGACCTGTTCCTCGCCGCTCGGGTGATGGATGTCATGAGCGTACTTTCGCTGAGCTCTCCACAGCCTAGGCAGGTGCGCCGACGAGAAGCACGCGACGCAGCCAAGGCTGTTAGTGCTTGTCGGTGCGCATCACCTTGGTGCGCAGTACCGACTCGTTGAGGCTCAGCTGGCGGTCGAGCTCGGATACCGTCGCCGGCTCGGCCTTCAGGTCGACGACGACGTAGATGCCTTCGGCGTGCTTGGCGATCTCGTAGGCCAGGCGGCGCCGGCCCCAGATGTCGACCTTGTCGACCGATCCACCATCCTTGCGGACGACGTTGAGGAACGTCTCCAAGGACGGGGCAACAGTGCGCTCGTCGAGCGTGGGGTCAAGAATGACCATGATTTCGTATGGACGCATGGAAACCTCACCACCTCCTCTGGTCTCAAGCGGCCACGGACGTTCCGTGGCAGGAGGGTCGCCTGCGTCGGCAACCGCATCAGGCTACCGGATTGCGGGCTGACCAGAAAAATCCGGCCGGTCGGGCAACGTCACTACTGCCGGGCCTCCAAGTATTCGTGGGCCCTCGCCACCGTTGCGGCATCGGATTTGGCGAGCGCGCCCGAGTCGAAGGGCGGCTGCGGGTCGTATTCGATGAGCAGCTGAGCGGCCTGCGCGGCCTCCCGGTCGACGAGCAACTCCACCAGACGCAGCGCCATGTCGATGCCGCTGGACACCCCGGCGGCCGTGATAATCCGCTGCGGCAGGTGTTCGACGACTCGCTCCGGCACATAGCGGGCGCCCAAGCCGTTGAGGAGATCGGCGGCCCGCCAGTGGGTGGTGGCGGTGAGCCCGTCCAGCAGACCGGCCGCGGCCAGCAGCAGGGCACCCGTGCACACCGAGGTGGTGAACGTCGTATTGGGATGGACCGCTTGCAGCCACGCCCGGATGGCCTCGTCGTGAACGAGCTGGCGGGTGCCGATGCCGCCGGGGAACACCACCACATCGGGCGCATCCACCTCGTCGAAGGTGGCATCGCAGCTGACACCGAGCATTCCGTTCTCCGTCCGCACCTCACCGCGCCGGTGTCCGACGAACACGACGTCCATCGACGGAATGCGCTGCAGCACGTCATAAGGACCCACCGCGTCGAGTGCGGTGAACCGCGGGAAGATCGGGATGGCCACCCGCGTCATGGCGCCACTCCTTCGATCCCGGCCGCACCGGCATCATCGTCGTCGGCGCGCGTCATGGCGCCACTCCTTCGATCCCGGCCGCACCGGCATCATCGTCGCCGGCGCGCGTCATGGCGCCACTCCACTGGCCACCGCGGGTCGCTCCTCGGCGCCGGGGGAATCCGGGACGCTCGAGCGGCGCGAACCAACCGGCCGCAGCCAGTCCGGCAGCCACGCAGGTGGCGCATCGGGTGCGCGGTCAAACGGTCCGCCCGCCGGGTCGTCCACCCGGCCACCCCAGCGCACCAGATCCTCGCCGGGCCGATAGATTTGACGAATCACCAACGCGCACAACACGATAACCGCGATATCCCGCAGCAACACGGTGGTGGTGAAGAACTGTTCTGGCAGCGAACGGTTGGGGTTGCCGTACAGGTAATACATCCGCGGCACCCACACCAGTGCGTCGACGGTCATCCACGCCAGCAGTAGCCGGCGATGCGGCAGTGCGAGCACCGCCAGCGGCACCAGCCACAGCGAGAACTGCGGGCTCCACACCTTGTTGGTCAGCAGGAAAGCGGCGACCACCAAAAACAGCAGCTGCGCCACCCGTGGTCGCTGCGGGGCGGTCAGCACGATGAAAGCGATTGCCGCACAAGACGCCACGAACAGCACCGCGACGACGGTGTTGAGCACCGTCGGCGGCTGCCAGAACCCGAGCTTGGGGTCGAACCCCCGCCAACCGGTGAACGATTTGATGACGTTGTACACCGAGTCCATGTCATCGCCGCGACGCGTGTTGAGCCGGAAGAACTCCGACCAGCCGCGCGGAAAGAACACCAGCACGGGCAGATTCACCAGCAGCCAGGTCACCCCGGCCGCCACCGCGGTCCGCACCCACGCGCGTAGACGTCCGGTCCGGATTCCCAGCAACAGCATCGGGCCCAGGAACAGCAACGGATACAGCTTCGCCGCGGCACCCAAGCCGATCAGCACGCCGGCCAGCACCGGTTTTCGTCGCGCCCAGGTCAGGAGCCCGGCCATCGCGAAAGCCGTTGCCAGCGCGTCGAAGTTGGTGAAGATCTGAAAGATCAGTATCGGGGAGCCGGCCACCAGTGCCGCATCCCAGATCCGTCGCCCGGCCAGGCCGGCGCTCGCCCAGACGGTGGCCAGCCAGGCCAGCGCCAGCCCGAACGCGGCAATGTCGAAGAACATCACCACCTCGGCGACCACCGGAAGCGGCGCCAGCTTGCTCAGCGCCGTGTAGGTCTTGGCCAGCGCCATCGACACGTACTGGTAGACCCCGGTCAGCACCGGATACTCCATGTAGCGCACCGCGGGCTGGCCGTCGTACCGGATCTGCTGGGCGCCGCTCGAGTCGGTCTCGACCCAGCTCGACTTGTAGGGAAACTTGCCCTGGCTCAACAACTCTGCGCTGTACAGCGGCACGGTGTCGGAGTAGCACAGCTCGTAATAGGCGCGCTGGTTGTCCCAGTTGGCAACCCGCTGGTCGGCGGCCCCGGTGCCGGTGCTCTGCAGACAGGCCGCCTTCGTCGACCAGCCGAGCGCCAGGAACACCAGCGCGATCAGGAACATCACCCGCAACGGGGTCATCAGCCGGGAGCGGCCGATCAACGCGTGCCGGCCGACCGGTCCCCCGACCACGTCGGCGAGCGCGGCGCCCAGGAAGTCGTTGCGGCTCGGGCAATCTCGGTTGTCGGCGCTGCGCAGGTCCGCTGCGAGCCGCTGCGGTGAGGTGGTGGCGCCGTGCTCCGCGGCTTCGGTCACGGTGGCGGTGGCGGTGCTTGGGGTCCACCCGGCGGGACGCCACCACCCGGGGGGCCGCCAGGCGGGCCGCCCGGCTCCGGGCCACCCGGCGGGCCGCCGGGTCCCGGTGGCGCCATCGTGATCGTCGTGGGCGGACCGACCGGAATGGTGATCCCCGGTGCCACTTCGATGGTGGGCTGGATGACGGTCTCCGACGGCGGCGGGGGCGGCGGGGGTGCGACGGGCACGCCCGCGTAGCCGCCGATCTCGGTCGGCTTGGGGAAGGATTCGTTGGACGTGCCCTTGAGGGCCCCGTCCATGGTGGACTTCCAGATGTCCGACGGCAGCCCCGAGCCGTAAACCGGTCCGCCCGAAGCCGTCACCAGCGGGCTGTCGCCCTTGGCAGTGCCGACCCACACCGCCGTCGACAGCGACGGCGTGTAGCCGACCATCCAGGCGTCCTTGTTCGAGGTGGTGTCACCGAGCTGGGTGGTGCCGGTCTTGGCCGCCGACGGTCGGCCGCCGGCCAGGGCGTGGCCGCGTGAATAGGCGGCGATCGGGACCATCGCCGCGGTGGTGTTGTCGGCGACGGCCTTGGGGATGCGCTGCTCGGCCTTATTGTCGGAGTTGGCGGCGTCGAACAGAACCTGGCCGTCGGAGTTGACGACCTTTTGCACGAAGTGCGGGCGGTGATACATGCCGGAGGCGGCCAGCGTCGCGTACGCCGAAGCCATGTCGAACACCCGGGTTTGATACTGGCCCAGCACAACTCCGTTGTTCGGTGGTCCGCCCTTGCCGTCCTCGGACAGGGTGTGGGCGACACCGGGGAAGCTGGTGGCGACGCCGGCCTGGTGCGCCGCGTCGGCGACGGCCTGCGGGCCGCCCTTGAGCTTGAGCATCAGCCGGTAATAGGAGGTGTTCAGCGACATCTTGAGCGCCTGGGCGATGTTGCACGTGCCGCAACTCTCGCCCTCGACGTTGGTGATCTTGATGCCGTCGACCGTCAGGGGCGAGCTGTCCACCTGGTAGCCCAGGCCGATGCCCTGCTCGAGCGCGGCGATGAGGCAGAACACCTTGAACGACGACCCGGTCTGCAGGCCCGCCTGGGCGAAGTCGAAGCCGTTGGCGTCGGTGCCGCCGAAGTAGGCGCGGATGGCCCCGTCGTGCGGATCGACCGAGACAGCGGCCGCACGCATATCGGGGTCTTGGCCGTCGAGGTACTTCGACACCGCCTTCTCCGCCGCCTGCTGGGCCTTCGGGTCGATGGTGGTGGTGACTTGCAGGCCCTGGGTGTTCAGGGTCCGCTCGTCGATGTTGAACAGCTCCATCAGTTCTTTGGTCACCTGACGCTCGATCAGCCCGTTGGGCCCGGTCGTCTGGTTCTGCGCGCGCGCCTGGTCCGGCGGCACGGTCGGCGGGAACTCCTGCGCGGAACGGTCGCTCGGAGACAACGCCTTGGTCTCCACCATGCCGTCGAGCACCCACGCCCAGCGGGCACGGGCGCCCTGCGGATCGACCGCCGGGTCCAGTGAGGACGGCCGCCGGATCAGTGCGGCGAGCAGTGCACCCTCGGACACCGTGAGTTGCTCGACGGGCTTGTTGAAGTAAGCCTTGGCGGCCGCGGAAATCCCGTACGCGCCCCGGCCGAAGTAGATGATGTTCAGATAGGCCTGCAGCACATCGTCTTTCGACCACTCCCCCGACATCTTGGTGGCGATGACGAGTTCCTTGGCCTTGCGCATCAGGCCGCTGACTCCGTGCTGGGCCGAACCGACCAGCGCGTTCTTCACATACTGCTGGGTGATCGTCGACCCACCCTGCAGGTCACCGCTGCCGAAGAGGTTGTTGTTCACCGCGCGCACGAAACCGCTGAAATCGAACCCCGGGTTCGAATAGAAATTGCGGTCTTCGGCGGCGATGACCGCCTGGCGCACATGCACGGGAACTTGGTTGATGTTGACGTCGACCCGATTGCCCTCCGGCGGGATGATCTTGGCGATCTCCGAGCCGTCGCTGGCCAGGATCGTCGAAACCTGGTTGGTACGAAGGTCGCCCGGCTTGGGAATGTCGACGATGAAGTACGCCATCGCGAACGTGACGATCGGCAGCAGCACCAGGACGGCCGCGCAGAGGTAGGCCGCTCGCCGCACCCACAGCCAGTTGATCTGCTCGGTCCAGGCCCAGTCGCGCCAGGGCGGGACGGGCAGCCCGCCGGGTCCTCCCGGTCGCCCGGGAGGCCGTGGCGGAGGGGCGGCCCGCCCGGTGGACCGCCGCCGAGGCCGGCCCGCTCGCGACGGCCGGGCGCTGGACCCCGGCCGTCCAGTGCCGCCTTGACCTCGTCGAGCGCGTCGCGCCGCGTGGGCGTCGACGGGGGGCCGGCCAGCGCGGCTTTCACTTCCTCGATGGGGTCGGCGCGCCGGGGCGCCCCGCCGTCTTGGACCGGCGGCAGGATCGTCGTCAGCCGATCGTCGGGCGGGGCCGTACGGCGGCGGTTGATCGTCGGCGGCGCCTCCCGGCGTTCCGGGCGTCGACGATCGGCGTCCGGACGGTCGGGCTCCGGGCGCTTGTCAGAACTCTGATTGCCTACATGCTCAGTCGCTGGCCCACGTTGGTCACCGGACGACTGGCTGTGGCGTCCTTCGTTATTCAATGGCCGTGCGGGCGTTGTTGCGCGCCGTCCGCGTGCGTCCGGCGCCCCTGGGCGGCGGTGCAGTGCGCGCCGCGCCGAGCACATAGGACTTGACGAGATGGTTCCAGCTGCAGGTCCGGCACACCTCGACCACGTGGACGGCGAACTCCTCGAAGCGGGTTGCCAGCATCACCAATTCTTCGGCCGTGCGCGCCGAGCCCGACACCGCGCCGAGGTGCTCCCCGAACACCCACGACACCAGCGTCAGCTGCTCCTTGCGGCAGATCGGACACATGACCTGACTCGGTTTCCCGTGAAACTTGGCGGCGCGCAGCAGATACGGGTTCGCGTCACAGACCTCGGACACACCGGTGCGGCCCGAGTACACCTCGGACAGCAGTGAGCGCCGCCGGAGCGCGTAGTCCACCACTTGTCGCTGCAGTCGCACGCCCACCAGAGTACGTCGCCATCCCGACCAGTGATACGCAACCGAACCGTGGCGGTCCGCGCCGGGTAATCGGCAGTGGTTTCTACGCCAAACCCGACTCGGACTTCTACGATCATCCCCGTGGCGAAATGGCTCGGGGCACCGCTGGGAGGCGGGGCGACCACGACGACCCGCGCCAAGGACAGCGACCGCCAGGATGCCTGCACGGTCCTCGACGACGCCCTGGCCGACGGAGAGCTCTCCGCCGAAGAGCACCGGGAGCGGGTCAGCGCGGCCACCAAGGCGGTGACGCTGGGCGACTTGCACACCCTGGTGAACGATCTGCAGACCAACGCCGGGCGGCAACTGCCCGCCGTCGACTCGCGGCCCAAGATGCTGCCTCGAGTCGGCGGGTGGTGGGTGCCGGCCGCCGCCTTCGTCGTCTCGGTGTTGCTGGGCATCGGCATCGGCTGGGGGCTGTACGGGAACACCCGCTCGCCGCTGGACTTCACCACCGACCCGGGGGCCAAGCCCGACGGAGTCGGCGCCGTGGTGCTGACGGCGCCCACACAGCTGCACTCGGTCGGCGGGCTCACCGGGCTGTTCGAGCAGATGCGCAAGCGGCTGGGCGACACCATGGGCTACCGGTTGGTGATCTACCCGACCTACGCCGTGTTGGACCGCCCGGACCCCTCCGACGACCGCCGGATGCTGGCCTACACCTATCGCGGCGGGTGGGGCGATCCCACCAGCTCGGCCAAGGGTTCCTCGGACGCGGCCGCCCCCGCCGACCTGAGCAAGTTCGACGTGACGAAGACCGTGGGCATCATGCGCGGCGCCCCCGAAACGCTGCACATGAGGCCGGCCGACGTCAAAACCACGTACCTGATCATCGAGCCGGCGACCGACCCGACCACACCGGGTGCGCTGTCGCTGTCGCTGTACGTCTCGAGCGACTACGGGGGCGGGCATATCACCTTCGCGGGTGACGGCGCCGTCAAGGAGATGAGTCTGCCCACGTAACGGCCCGATCCCCCGGCGCTTTCACACGCTGCACTGTGACAAACGGCAAACCAACACTCAGTGGTGTTGTGGCTAATATATCGAGACGATACGATTGCGCGAGGCGTCGAACCGTCGTAACCAGCCGCGCAAATCTTTTCCAGGGAGGTGATTCGATTGTTGGAGCTCGCCATCCTGGGTCTCCTGATCGAGTCGCCCATGCACGGCTACGAGTTGCGCAAGCGGCTGACCGGTCTCCTCGGCGCGTTCCGGGCGTTTTCGTACGGATCGCTCTACCCCGCCCTGCGGCGCATGCAGGCCGAAGGGTTGATTGCCGAGGATGCCGCCCCGGCCGGGACGCCGGTCCGGCGGGCCCGGCGCGTCTACCAGCTGACCGACGAGGGCCGCCGGCGCTTCGGTGAGTTGGTGGCCGACACCGGTCCGCACAACTACACCGACGACGGCTTCGGGGTCCACCTGGCCTTCTTCAACCGGACTCCGGCAGAGGCGCGGATGCGCATTCTGGAGGGCCGTCGCCGTCAGGTCGAGGAACGACGGGAGGGTCTGCGCGAAGCAGTTGCGCGGGCCAGTAGCTCGTTCGACCGCTACACCCGTCAGCTTCATCAATTGGGGCTCGAGTCCAGTGAGCGCGAAGTCAAGTGGCTCAACGAGCTCATCGCTGCGGAGCGGGCTATGCCCGGCCTCTCCGAGCAAACGTAAATCCCAGCACGAACCCAGCATCCCCAGTCAGTGGTCAGAGGTTAGGAGAACGCCCATATGAGTGAGCAGAACGCGCCGCAGGCGTCGACGGAGGTACGAGTCGCCATTGTCGGCGTCGGTAACTGCGCGTCTTCGCTGGTTCAGGGCGTGCAGTACTACTACGACGCCGACGCGAACAGCACCGTGCCCGGCTTGATGCACGTGAAGTTCGGTCAGTACCACGTGCGCGACGTGAAGTTCGTCGCGGCGTTCGACGTGGACGCCAAGAAGGTCGGCTTCGACCTGTCCGAGGCGATCTTCGCGTCGGAGAACAACACCATCAAGATCGCCGACGTGCCGCCCCTCAACGTGACGGTGCAGCGCGGCCCGACGCTCGACGGCATCGGCAAGTACTACGCCGACACCATCGAGGTGTCCGACGTCGAGGCCGTCGACGTCGTCCAGGCGCTGCGCGAGGCCAACGTCGACGTCCTGGTCTCCTACCTGCCCGTCGGCTCCGAAGAGGCCGACAAGTTCTATGCCCAGTGCGCCATCGACGCCGGTGTGGCGTTCGTCAACGCGCTGCCGGTGTTCATCGCCTCGGACCCGGTGTGGGCCAAGAAGTTCGCCGACGCCGGCGTGCCGATCGTCGGTGACGACATCAAGAGCCAGGTCGGCGCGACCATCACCCACCGCGTGATGGCCAAACTGTTCGAAGACCGCGGCGTGCAGCTCGACCGCACCATGCAGCTCAACGTCGGCGGCAACATGGACTTCCTCAACATGCTCGAGCGCGAGCGCCTCGAGTCCAAGAAGATCTCCAAGACGCAGGCCGTGACCTCCAACCTGCAGCGCGAGTTCAAGACCAAGGACGTGCACATCGGCCCGTCCGACCACGTCGGCTGGCTCGACGACCGCAAGTGGGCCTACGTGCGGCTGGAAGGCCGCGCCTTCGGTGACGTGCCGCTGAACCTGGAGTACAAGCTCGAGGTCTGGGACTCGCCGAACTCCGCGGGCGTCATCATCGATGCGGTCCGCGCCGCCAAGATCGCCAAGGACCGCGGCATCGGCGGCCCGGTGATCCCGGCGTCGGCGTACCTGATGAAGAGCCCGCCGCAGCAGCTGCCCGACGACGTCGCGCGCACTCAGCTCGAAGAGTTCATCATTTCGGCCTAAGGCCCTCGGCGCGCCACCCGTGTCGCGAGCGTAACGCCACGGCGATTTTCACCTCGAGAATCCCGCGTTACGCTCGCGGCCGTTGGGGGCCAAATCATCGACACGATGCTGTGCAGGTGCTTAGCATCATGTCTCGATGACCGTTCACCCCGCAGCGTTCCTGCGCACCACCCTCCCCCTCGACCTGTCCGGGCTCGCGGAACTCGACAGCGGCCGATACCACTCCCTCTGGCTGCCCGATCACATGGTCAGCTTCTGGCCGGATTCGATCTGGACACCCGAATTCACCGACCTGGCCACCGCTTCCCCGTCGCCGCACCGCCACCTGGACGGGCTCGCGGTGGCGGCCGCGGCGGCCGTGCTGACCGAGCGAGTCCCTCTGGTCAGCGCCGTGGTCGACACGGTGCGCCGCCATCCCGCCATGCTCGCGCAGACGGCGTTGACGATCGATCACCTCGCCAAGGGCCGCTTCATTCTGGGGCTGGGCAGCGGTGAGAGCGAGAACACGCTGCCCTACGGCTTCGACTTCTCGCGTTCGGTCAGCCGTTTCGAGGAGGCGCTGGCGGTGATCCAGTTGCTGTGGCGCAGCGACGGTCCCGTCGACTTCGACGGTCAGTTCTATTCACTGCGCCATGCTCGCCTGGATACCGAACCCTACGAGGGTCGCCTCCCCCCGATCTGGATCGGCGCCAGCGGCCCGCGAATGCTCGACATCGCGGGCCGGTACGCCGACGGGTGGTGGCCGGCGGGCGCCTGGACTCCCGAGCACTACGCCCAGATGCTCGCCGCGGTGCGGGCATCCGCAGATCGCGCCGGCCGCGACCCGATGGCCATCACCCCCTGCTTCATCCAGGTGTGCCTGATCGGCACGGACGACGCCGCGCTCGCCGAGATCCTGCAGGCTCCCCTGGTCAAGGCGTTCCTGCTGCAGGTCTCCGCAAAGACGTTGAGCGACTTCGGGTTCGACCACCCCATGGGCCCGGACTGGCGTGGATTTCAGGACATCGACCCGGCGGTGCTCACCCGGGATCGGATTGTGCAGTTTCTGGGCGACGCGCACCCCGAGATGGTGCTGGCCGTCGTACCGCATGGCACGCCGAAAGCAGTCGCCAAGATCGTCAAGACGTACGTCGACGCGGGCCTGCGCGTGCCCAAGATCCTCGACTACGGCGCCATGGCCGGCCTGAAATACGCGCAGGCGTCGGCGGCCAACGTCCGCGCCGCCGAAGACGAGCTGGTGCGGCTCTGCGGGGACCTGCCGTGACAACACGTTTGGACGCCGCGGAGATGCTCGCCGCCGCCGAGGCGGAGACCGGGCTGCGCGACTACGGCGACGCCACCCTGCCCGAGCGCTTCGCCGTCGCCGTCGACCACCTGAACGGTCTGGGCCTGGACGCCGATGGCCGCTTCGAGGCCGCGCAGGTGTGCCGCTGGCTGCTGACGTCGCGCCTGGAGTTCATCGAAGACCGCAACCGCTACCCGATCGGCGCCGAGGTGATCAAGTCGCCGATGTTCGTCACCGGCGAACCCCGTTCGGGCACAACGCTGATGCACGCCCTGATGTCCGTCGACCCGCACGCCCGCGCGCTGCGGTTCTGGGAGGTGATGTATCCGTCTCCGCCGCCGGGGCTGGCCGCCCCCGACGACGACCGCCGGGCGCGCGCCGACGCGGACTGGCGTGAGATCAACGCCAAGATGCCCAAGTGGTTGCACAGCCACCCGTACAACGACATGCTCGGCGACGGGCTTCCCGAAGACGAGCGCACCTGGGCGTTCGACTTCCGGGTGATGACGCCGACCGCGTGGTGGCGGGTACCCATGCAGTCCCTGGTCGGCGGTCTGGCCACCGACCCGGCCGCGCAATACCGGTTGCACAGGGCCATGTTGCAACAACTGCAATACCGGCGGTCGCCAAAGTATTGGGTGCTGAAGGGGTTTCATGGTTTCCGCCTCAGGGAGATGTTCGACGCCTACCCCGACGCCACCCTGGTCTGGCTGCACCGCGACCCGGTGCAGGTCGCGGCCTCGCGCACGATGATGATGGCCGACATCGCCGAGGGCATGGTCGGTCCGGTCGACCTGCACGCGCTGGCGAAGATGCACCTGGAGCTGACACGCGAAGGCGTCGCCAACACCATGAGCAATCCCATGGTGGACGATCCACGCATCCTGCACGTCCGCTACACCGACTTCATTGCGGACCAAATCGCAACGGTACGGCGCTATTACGACTTCGCCGGCCGCACAATCACGCCCGAGGCCGAAACGGCGATGCGCGACTACCTGGTCAACAACCGCGGTGACCGCTACGGCAAGTTCCGCTACTCCACCCAGCTGCTGATCGACATCGGTGAAGACCTCGATGCGCTGCACGCCGAATTCCAGCCATTCC
This genomic window contains:
- a CDS encoding single-stranded DNA-binding protein — translated: MAGDTTITVVGNLTADPELRFTPSGAAVANFTVASTPRIYDRQSGEWKDGEALFLRCNIWREAAENVAESLTRGARVIVTGRLKQRSFETREGEKRTVVEVEVDEIGPSLRYATAKVNKASRSGGGGGGGGFGGGGGGSRQQSAPASSAPADDPWGSAPASGSFGGGDDEPPF
- the rpsF gene encoding 30S ribosomal protein S6, which produces MRPYEIMVILDPTLDERTVAPSLETFLNVVRKDGGSVDKVDIWGRRRLAYEIAKHAEGIYVVVDLKAEPATVSELDRQLSLNESVLRTKVMRTDKH
- a CDS encoding DJ-1/PfpI family protein, giving the protein MTRVAIPIFPRFTALDAVGPYDVLQRIPSMDVVFVGHRRGEVRTENGMLGVSCDATFDEVDAPDVVVFPGGIGTRQLVHDEAIRAWLQAVHPNTTFTTSVCTGALLLAAAGLLDGLTATTHWRAADLLNGLGARYVPERVVEHLPQRIITAAGVSSGIDMALRLVELLVDREAAQAAQLLIEYDPQPPFDSGALAKSDAATVARAHEYLEARQ
- a CDS encoding glycosyltransferase family 87 protein; the encoded protein is MTEAAEHGATTSPQRLAADLRSADNRDCPSRNDFLGAALADVVGGPVGRHALIGRSRLMTPLRVMFLIALVFLALGWSTKAACLQSTGTGAADQRVANWDNQRAYYELCYSDTVPLYSAELLSQGKFPYKSSWVETDSSGAQQIRYDGQPAVRYMEYPVLTGVYQYVSMALAKTYTALSKLAPLPVVAEVVMFFDIAAFGLALAWLATVWASAGLAGRRIWDAALVAGSPILIFQIFTNFDALATAFAMAGLLTWARRKPVLAGVLIGLGAAAKLYPLLFLGPMLLLGIRTGRLRAWVRTAVAAGVTWLLVNLPVLVFFPRGWSEFFRLNTRRGDDMDSVYNVIKSFTGWRGFDPKLGFWQPPTVLNTVVAVLFVASCAAIAFIVLTAPQRPRVAQLLFLVVAAFLLTNKVWSPQFSLWLVPLAVLALPHRRLLLAWMTVDALVWVPRMYYLYGNPNRSLPEQFFTTTVLLRDIAVIVLCALVIRQIYRPGEDLVRWGGRVDDPAGGPFDRAPDAPPAWLPDWLRPVGSRRSSVPDSPGAEERPAVASGVAP
- a CDS encoding DUF5318 family protein, which encodes MRLQRQVVDYALRRRSLLSEVYSGRTGVSEVCDANPYLLRAAKFHGKPSQVMCPICRKEQLTLVSWVFGEHLGAVSGSARTAEELVMLATRFEEFAVHVVEVCRTCSWNHLVKSYVLGAARTAPPPRGAGRTRTARNNARTAIE
- a CDS encoding DUF1707 SHOCT-like domain-containing protein, with translation MAKWLGAPLGGGATTTTRAKDSDRQDACTVLDDALADGELSAEEHRERVSAATKAVTLGDLHTLVNDLQTNAGRQLPAVDSRPKMLPRVGGWWVPAAAFVVSVLLGIGIGWGLYGNTRSPLDFTTDPGAKPDGVGAVVLTAPTQLHSVGGLTGLFEQMRKRLGDTMGYRLVIYPTYAVLDRPDPSDDRRMLAYTYRGGWGDPTSSAKGSSDAAAPADLSKFDVTKTVGIMRGAPETLHMRPADVKTTYLIIEPATDPTTPGALSLSLYVSSDYGGGHITFAGDGAVKEMSLPT
- a CDS encoding PadR family transcriptional regulator, which translates into the protein MLELAILGLLIESPMHGYELRKRLTGLLGAFRAFSYGSLYPALRRMQAEGLIAEDAAPAGTPVRRARRVYQLTDEGRRRFGELVADTGPHNYTDDGFGVHLAFFNRTPAEARMRILEGRRRQVEERREGLREAVARASSSFDRYTRQLHQLGLESSEREVKWLNELIAAERAMPGLSEQT
- a CDS encoding inositol-3-phosphate synthase — protein: MSEQNAPQASTEVRVAIVGVGNCASSLVQGVQYYYDADANSTVPGLMHVKFGQYHVRDVKFVAAFDVDAKKVGFDLSEAIFASENNTIKIADVPPLNVTVQRGPTLDGIGKYYADTIEVSDVEAVDVVQALREANVDVLVSYLPVGSEEADKFYAQCAIDAGVAFVNALPVFIASDPVWAKKFADAGVPIVGDDIKSQVGATITHRVMAKLFEDRGVQLDRTMQLNVGGNMDFLNMLERERLESKKISKTQAVTSNLQREFKTKDVHIGPSDHVGWLDDRKWAYVRLEGRAFGDVPLNLEYKLEVWDSPNSAGVIIDAVRAAKIAKDRGIGGPVIPASAYLMKSPPQQLPDDVARTQLEEFIISA
- a CDS encoding LLM class flavin-dependent oxidoreductase, with amino-acid sequence MTVHPAAFLRTTLPLDLSGLAELDSGRYHSLWLPDHMVSFWPDSIWTPEFTDLATASPSPHRHLDGLAVAAAAAVLTERVPLVSAVVDTVRRHPAMLAQTALTIDHLAKGRFILGLGSGESENTLPYGFDFSRSVSRFEEALAVIQLLWRSDGPVDFDGQFYSLRHARLDTEPYEGRLPPIWIGASGPRMLDIAGRYADGWWPAGAWTPEHYAQMLAAVRASADRAGRDPMAITPCFIQVCLIGTDDAALAEILQAPLVKAFLLQVSAKTLSDFGFDHPMGPDWRGFQDIDPAVLTRDRIVQFLGDAHPEMVLAVVPHGTPKAVAKIVKTYVDAGLRVPKILDYGAMAGLKYAQASAANVRAAEDELVRLCGDLP
- a CDS encoding sulfotransferase family protein, whose product is MTTRLDAAEMLAAAEAETGLRDYGDATLPERFAVAVDHLNGLGLDADGRFEAAQVCRWLLTSRLEFIEDRNRYPIGAEVIKSPMFVTGEPRSGTTLMHALMSVDPHARALRFWEVMYPSPPPGLAAPDDDRRARADADWREINAKMPKWLHSHPYNDMLGDGLPEDERTWAFDFRVMTPTAWWRVPMQSLVGGLATDPAAQYRLHRAMLQQLQYRRSPKYWVLKGFHGFRLREMFDAYPDATLVWLHRDPVQVAASRTMMMADIAEGMVGPVDLHALAKMHLELTREGVANTMSNPMVDDPRILHVRYTDFIADQIATVRRYYDFAGRTITPEAETAMRDYLVNNRGDRYGKFRYSTQLLIDIGEDLDALHAEFQPFRERFGVEIETRG